In Nicotiana tabacum cultivar K326 chromosome 19, ASM71507v2, whole genome shotgun sequence, one DNA window encodes the following:
- the LOC107797030 gene encoding photosystem II reaction center Psb28 protein — translation MATLQSLAFSPALSHSSHQPRSLLGIASGVVHQSAGSSFNGQRLCLTRSRFTSNIQNQKMSRLSIMMVQPKIQFIQGTDEQTIPDVKLTKSRDGTNGMAIFRFDNPSVFDSSGEVGDITGFYMIDEEGVLSSVDVNAKFVNGKPAGVEAKYIMRTPREWDRFMRFMERYASANGLQFVKS, via the exons ATGGCTACTCTTCAATCTCTTGCATTCTCTCCTGCActttctcacagttctcatcagccTCGCTCTCTTTTGG GAATAGCATCAGGGGTGGTTCATCAAAGTGCAGGATCTTCATTCAATGGCCAGCGCTTGTGCCTAACCCGTTCACGTTTTACTTCCAACATCCAAAACCAAAAAATGTCCAGACTAAGTATAATGATGGTTCAGCCAAAAATTCAGTTCATACAAGGAACTGATGAACAGACAATACCAGATGTGAAGCTTACCAAGTCAAGGGACGGGACaaatggtatggccatattcaGGTTTGATAATCCCTCCGTATTCGACTCATCTGGTGAAGTTGGGGATATCACTGGATTCTACATGATTGATGAGGAAGGGGTTCTTTCATCAGTTGATGTAAATGCCAAGTTTGTTAACGGAAAGCCTGCGGGAGTTGAAGCTAAGTATATAATGCGGACTCCACGAGAATGGGACAGGTTCATGAGATTTATGGAGCGGTATGCTAGTGCAAACGGATTGCAGTTTGTTAAAAGTTGA
- the LOC107797029 gene encoding subtilisin-like protease SBT1.2, whose product MESSTQFSFLCILLCIVFIQAQDFQTYIVQLHPNGATRPPFSSKLQWHLSFLAKAISSGEDSSSRLLYSYHSAMEGFAAQLTEAELESLRKYNDVLSIRAERRLEVQTTYSYKFLGLSPTREGAWLKSGFGRGAIIGVLDTGVWPESPSFDDHGMPPVPQKWRGICQGGQDFNSSSCNRKIIGARFFSKGHRVASMTWSPDLVEEYVSPRDSHGHGTHTASTAGGAAVPMAGVLRNGAGEARGMAPGAHIAIYKVCWFSGCYSSDILAAMDVAIRDGVDILSLSLGGFPVPLYDDTIAIGSFRAMEHGISVICAAGNNGPIQSSVANGAAWIATVGASTLDRRFPALVKLGNGKFLYGESLYPGKQVPSCSGKSLELVYIKNADKGSEFCLRGSLSREQVQGKMVVCNRGVNGRAEKGQVVKEAGGAAMILVNTAVNLEEDSVDVHVIPATLIGFDESTQLQNYLNSTKRPTARFIFGGTVIGKSRAPGVAQFSSRGPSYTDPSILKPDLIAPGVNIIAAWPQNLGPSGLPEDSRRVNFTVMSGTSMACPHVSGIAALLHSAHPRWTPAAIKSALVTTADTTDHLGKPIMDGDAPAKLFATGAGHVKPERAIDPGLIYDIRVDEYITHLCTIGYRNSEVFSITHRNVSCRDILQKERGFSLNYPSISVIFRAGMTRKMIKRRVTNVGNPNSVYSVDIVTPEGVKVRVKPRRLIFKHANQSLSYRVWFMSRKRNGSQRMSFAEGQLTWVNLGNKANKVRSPISVTWASTK is encoded by the coding sequence ATGGAATCCAGTACCCAATTCTCCTTTCTCTGTATTTTACTCTGTATTGTTTTCATACAAGCTCAAGATTTTCAAACGTACATTGTTCAGTTGCATCCAAATGGAGCAACAAGACCCCCTTTTAGCTCTAAGCTTCAATGGCACCTCTCTTTCCTTGCAAAAGCCATTTCCTCTGGAGAAGACTCGTCTTCTCGCCTTTTGTACTCCTACCATTCTGCTATGGAAGGCTTTGCAGCTCAACTCACTGAAGCTGAGCTCGAGTCTTTAAGAAAATACAATGATGTGTTATCAATACGTGCAGAGAGGAGGCTTGAAGTTCAAACTACTTATTCATATAAGTTCTTGGGACTAAGTCCGACGAGAGAAGGTGCTTGGTTGAAGTCTGGATTTGGTCGAGGGGCGATCATTGGAGTGTTAGACACTGGAGTTTGGCCAGAAAGTCCAAGTTTTGATGATCATGGAATGCCTCCTGTTCCACAGAAATGGAGGGGTATCTGTCAAGGAGGACAGGATTTCAATTCTTCAAGCTGCAATCGCAAGATTATAGGCGCGAGGTTTTTCAGCAAAGGACATCGTGTGGCCTCAATGACATGGTCACCAGATTTAGTGGAGGAATATGTATCACCTCGGGATTCCCATGGCCATGGCACACATACAGCATCCACTGCTGGAGGAGCTGCGGTGCCAATGGCTGGTGTGCTTAGAAATGGAGCGGGGGAGGCACGAGGGATGGCCCCGGGTGCCCACATTGCAATATATAAAGTCTGCTGGTTCAGTGGTTGTTACAGCTCTGATATACTTGCAGCAATGGATGTAGCCATAAGAGATGGAGTAGACATATTGTCACTCTCACTTGGTGGCTTCCCCGTTCCACTTTATGATGATACTATTGCCATTGGCAGTTTTAGAGCCATGGAGCATGGAATTTCAGTTATATGTGCAGCCGGGAATAATGGTCCAATCCAAAGTTCAGTAGCCAATGGGGCTGCTTGGATTGCCACTGTTGGCGCTAGCACACTTGACAGGAGATTTCCAGCATTAGTTAAGTTAGGCAATGGAAAGTTCCTGTATGGAGAATCTTTGTACCCCGGGAAGCAAGTTCCAAGCTGCTCAGGTAAGAGTCTTGAACTCGTTTATATCAAGAATGCGGACAAGGGAAGTGAATTTTGCTTGAGAGGATCGCTTTCAAGAGAACAAGTCCAGGGAAAAATGGTTGTGTGTAATAGGGGAGTCAATGGAAGGGCAGAAAAAGGGCAGGTTGTGAAGGAGGCAGGTGGTGCTGCTATGATCCTAGTAAACACAGCAGTAAATTTAGAGGAAGATTCTGTCGATGTCCATGTCATTCCAGCAACGTTGATTGGCTTCGATGAATCAACTCAATTACAAAACTATCTGAACTCGACAAAAAGGCCAACAGCTCGATTCATATTTGGAGGAACGGTAATAGGAAAGTCAAGAGCACCTGGGGTAGCTCAATTTTCGTCAAGGGGGCCAAGTTATACCGATCCTTCAATTCTCAAACCCGATTTGATTGCTCCAGGGGTAAACATAATAGCCGCTTGGCCGCAAAATTTAGGCCCCAGTGGCCTTCCAGAGGATTCAAGAAGAGTAAATTTCACTGTTATGTCAGGGACTTCTATGGCTTGTCCTCATGTTAGTGGAATTGCCGCATTGCTCCACTCAGCTCATCCTAGATGGACTCCAGCAGCAATCAAATCCGCATTAGTGACCACTGCAGATACAACTGACCACTTGGGAAAACCAATCATGGATGGAGATGCACCGGCTAAGCTTTTTGCAACTGGAGCTGGACACGTAAAACCAGAAAGAGCCATCGATCCTGGACTAATATATGACATCCGGGTTGATGAATATATCACTCACCTCTGTACTATTGGGTACAGAAATTCTGAAGTCTTCAGCATTACTCATAGGAATGTCAGCTGCCGTGACATTTTACAGAAGGAGAGGGGTTTCAGCCTGAATTACCCCTCAATTTCAGTAATTTTCAGGGCAGGAATGACTAGAAAGATGATCAAGAGGAGAGTAACAAACGTAGGGAACCCTAATTCTGTTTACTCAGTTGACATTGTGACACCTGAGGGAGTCAAAGTGAGAGTCAAACCACGTCGCCTGATATTTAAACATGCAAACCAAAGCTTAAGTTACAGAGTTTGGTTTATGTCAAGGAAAAGAAATGGATCTCAAAGGATGAGTTTTGCAGAGGGGCAATTGACATGGGTCAATCTAGGAAATAAAGCCAACAAAGTCAGGAGTCCTATTTCAGTCACATGGGCATCAACGAAGTGA